CATCCGTACGGACACCTTTGGGAGTCTGCTTTTTTACGGACCTCCCGGCTGCGGAAAAACCACGCTGGCCGAGGTCATCGCCCAGGAGACCGGCGCGAAGTGTGTGCGGATCAACGCCGTCATGTCGAATGTGGCCGAGTTGCGGGACATCCTGCGCATGGCGCGCTACGATGCGGCGCACGAGACGATTTTGTTTATCGACGAGATCCACCGCTTTAACAAGGCGCAGCAGGATCTGCTCCTGCCAGATGTGGAGGCGGGTAACATCCGCCTGATCGGTGCGACCACGCACAACCCCGGCTTTTACATCATCGACCCATTGCTGAGTCGCAGCCATCTCTTCCGGCTGGAGCCGCTGCCCGAGTCGGCCACAGTGGACCTGCTGAGGCGCGCCCTGGAGGATGCCGAGCGTGGGCTCGGAGCGGCACGCTGTACGGCGGAGGACGCCGTACTGGTCGGTCTCGCACGCCTGTGCGACGGCGATATGCGCCGCGCGCTCAACGCGCTGGAAACGCTCGTGCTCAGCCAGCCCACCGGTAGTGAGATCACACCGGCTGAACTGGAGGTCTTCGCCCGCGAGCGGCAGATTCGCTACGATGCAGACGAGGACGAGCACTACGACACGATTTCGGCTTTCATCAAAAGCGTGCGTGGCTCTGACCCGGACGCGGCGCTCTACTGGTTGGCCAAGATGGTCGAGGGTGGGGAAGACCCGCGCTTTATTGCCCGGCGTTTAATTATTCTCGCCTCCGAGGATATCGGGCTGGCGGACTCGCGCGCTCTGCCGCTGGCTACGGCTGCGCTGCAGGCGGTGGAGTTTATCGGGATGCCCGAGGCTGCGCTCACACTGAGCCATGCCACACTGTTTCTCTCACTGTGCCCGAAAAGCAACTCTGCCACCGAGGCGATATCCCGGGCGCGCCGGGCGATCAAGGAAGGACCGGTGCAGTCAGTGCCCCAGTGGCTGCGGGACAGTCACAGTAAAATCGGCAAGCAGCTCGGCCACGGCGACACGTATCAGTATTCCCATGACAGCCCGGATCACATCTCCGGGCAGGAGTACATGTTGGACCCGCTGGAGCTCTACAAGCCCAGTCCATATGGGGCGGAGGCCTCGCTGGCCGAGCGTCTGGCACAGTGGAAGGAACTCAAGCACCAGCGCCAGAACGATAGCTGAGGGCGAGCCTCTGTGCTCCACTCAAACCTCGCAATAACACACCTGCTTTTAACCATTTTTAAGAGTAGCTAGGGTGTTTTTATAGTGTTATTAAAAAAATAACACTACATTTGGGTTTTTAATTCAAGTGTTCTGGCACAGTTATAGGGGCACTCCCTTATCCATTCGACCCACCCCGCCGAATGACGCTTGTTCCCAAAAATACATTATCCAATCAGACTGCCCTGCGCCTGAAGGAACTGATCGCCCAGAATACCTGGAGTGGTTGGCTGCCGAGTGAGCGGGCCCTGAGTAAGACCCTGCAGGTCAGCCACAGCACACTGCGCCGGGCTCTGGAACAGCTACGCTACGAGGGGATCCTCGAAACCCGCCACGGCGTGGGGAACCGCATCTGCCAGGTGCCGGAGCCCACAGGCGCGACCCTTGAGGAGGGCGAGTCGAGTGTGGGCCTGATCACGCCCAAGTCCACGATCAGCCTGCGTCCATTTTCCCTGTGGGTAGACATTTTCCGGGAGATGCTGTTCGAGGCCGGCTGGCGTTTGAAGATCTACACCGGTACGAAGTACTACCGCACGAACCCCTCTGCGATCCTGAATAAACTGGTGGAGCAGAACGGGCATACCTCGTGGGTGCTTGTGCTCTCCAGTGTGGCGATGCAGCGCTGGTTCCAGGCACGTCAACTGCCTGCGGTGCTGGCCGGGACGAACCACGAAAACGTGAGCCTGCCGGGCGTGGACATCGATCACCGCGCGATTTGCCGCCATGCGGTGGGCACGTTGATCCGGGCCGGTCACCGCCACATGGTACTGTTTCTGCCGCAGTCGCGCAGGGCAGGGGACTTGCGCTCGGAGGTCGGGTTCTTCGAGGGCATCAGCACCTCTGCCTATGCTAAAAGCATCACGGCGAACGTGATTTACCATGACGACGTGGATGCGCAGAGCATTAACAAATGCCTGGCGCGCTTGTTCATGACGGCGCCTGAGCGTCGGCCGACAGCGATGATCATCGCCAACCCGTATGTGTATGTCACGACGCGGATGTTTCTGGCCGAAAATGGCCTCAAGGTCCCGCAGGATGTTTCCCTCATCGCACGCGAAGACGACCCACTGTTTTCCTATCTCACACCGAATCCCTCCCGCTATCTGAACCAATCCGAAATATACGCACGCAAGCTCATGCACATGGCGATGGAGCTTCCCACTCACCGGCATGCCGTCGCCAGCGAATGCCAGTATCTGCTGCCAAAGTTTTTCGCCGGCAAGACGGTGGCGCGTCCACCGGATACGGCGGCCTAGTGTGTATCGAAATAGAGAACACCTGATTAGTTTCGCACGAAAATACCTTACGAATAA
This genomic interval from Ruficoccus sp. ZRK36 contains the following:
- a CDS encoding substrate-binding domain-containing protein, with the protein product MTLVPKNTLSNQTALRLKELIAQNTWSGWLPSERALSKTLQVSHSTLRRALEQLRYEGILETRHGVGNRICQVPEPTGATLEEGESSVGLITPKSTISLRPFSLWVDIFREMLFEAGWRLKIYTGTKYYRTNPSAILNKLVEQNGHTSWVLVLSSVAMQRWFQARQLPAVLAGTNHENVSLPGVDIDHRAICRHAVGTLIRAGHRHMVLFLPQSRRAGDLRSEVGFFEGISTSAYAKSITANVIYHDDVDAQSINKCLARLFMTAPERRPTAMIIANPYVYVTTRMFLAENGLKVPQDVSLIAREDDPLFSYLTPNPSRYLNQSEIYARKLMHMAMELPTHRHAVASECQYLLPKFFAGKTVARPPDTAA
- a CDS encoding replication-associated recombination protein A, whose amino-acid sequence is MSNDFQSSLFDESSSQKGASEGDASPASNTQRHRPLAVRMRPRDLSEVLGQDHLLGEGSLLPKLIRTDTFGSLLFYGPPGCGKTTLAEVIAQETGAKCVRINAVMSNVAELRDILRMARYDAAHETILFIDEIHRFNKAQQDLLLPDVEAGNIRLIGATTHNPGFYIIDPLLSRSHLFRLEPLPESATVDLLRRALEDAERGLGAARCTAEDAVLVGLARLCDGDMRRALNALETLVLSQPTGSEITPAELEVFARERQIRYDADEDEHYDTISAFIKSVRGSDPDAALYWLAKMVEGGEDPRFIARRLIILASEDIGLADSRALPLATAALQAVEFIGMPEAALTLSHATLFLSLCPKSNSATEAISRARRAIKEGPVQSVPQWLRDSHSKIGKQLGHGDTYQYSHDSPDHISGQEYMLDPLELYKPSPYGAEASLAERLAQWKELKHQRQNDS